In Bacillus cytotoxicus NVH 391-98, the following are encoded in one genomic region:
- the fbpA gene encoding Fur-regulated basic protein FbpA, translating into MSSQLRFAIENRKKQLIDQLIGAGVFKILNRQLYELSLEELEKEYKNIKKYAEIQA; encoded by the coding sequence GTGAGTAGTCAACTCCGTTTTGCTATTGAAAATCGAAAAAAGCAATTGATTGATCAGTTAATTGGGGCAGGGGTATTTAAAATTCTCAATCGCCAATTATATGAGCTTTCATTAGAGGAACTAGAAAAAGAATACAAGAACATTAAGAAATACGCTGAAATTCAGGCATAG
- a CDS encoding DUF3784 domain-containing protein produces MIGGFIICFLLGMFIIMLGYQIHIKKRLFLLAGYQEETFVGDKEKLAKISGFFSYTIGIVTILLPFGLETIGDNAGIGYAAFVVISTIVIIIWGNVINKPKKEK; encoded by the coding sequence ATGATCGGTGGTTTTATCATTTGTTTTTTGTTAGGTATGTTCATCATCATGTTAGGATACCAAATTCACATAAAAAAGAGATTATTTCTTCTAGCAGGATATCAAGAAGAAACGTTTGTAGGAGATAAGGAAAAACTTGCAAAAATATCAGGTTTTTTTTCTTATACAATCGGCATTGTCACAATCTTATTACCATTTGGCTTAGAAACAATTGGTGACAATGCTGGAATTGGCTATGCGGCATTTGTTGTCATCAGCACAATTGTAATTATAATATGGGGAAATGTAATCAATAAGCCGAAAAAAGAAAAATGA
- a CDS encoding serine hydrolase, whose amino-acid sequence MIITIIGYNVLTILLVCIAIICIVRYYLKKEDPQYILKYVEEHKKEKVCSLMVRRNGELLVTVNENEKLPLASMAKIVIAVEFAKQVAEGKIDRAELIPLRDLEKYYVPNTDGGAHPKWIEDIKERSVIKNETVSIEEVAKGMIQFSSNANTTYLLDKLGAERVNESIKELHLSSHDDFYPYTASLYMRGYVEKELHVPTDQSLDMLRNMSSDEYKNHVFQIHEWMKDEKEWKNRNIPLRVDMGFQRIWSDRLVSATATDYMNLIGKMNSRTVFPKAMQAEVERIFKGTVLERNQYEHAGRKGGSTVFVFTNSFYGTDQEGNKTEIVFMSNDLDPIEARKIRNNLDLFIKSVVTNEAFRKKL is encoded by the coding sequence ATGATTATAACAATAATAGGTTATAATGTTTTAACGATTCTGTTAGTATGTATTGCGATTATATGTATCGTTCGATATTACTTAAAAAAAGAAGATCCTCAGTACATATTAAAATATGTAGAAGAGCATAAAAAAGAAAAAGTTTGTTCTTTAATGGTTAGGAGGAATGGAGAACTTTTAGTGACAGTGAACGAAAATGAAAAATTACCGTTAGCAAGCATGGCAAAAATCGTTATAGCGGTGGAATTTGCTAAGCAAGTGGCAGAAGGGAAAATAGATCGAGCGGAACTCATTCCGTTGCGAGATCTAGAAAAATATTACGTTCCAAACACAGATGGCGGCGCACACCCAAAATGGATTGAGGATATAAAAGAGCGAAGCGTAATAAAAAATGAAACGGTATCTATAGAAGAAGTGGCGAAAGGAATGATTCAGTTTAGCTCCAATGCAAATACAACGTATTTATTAGATAAACTAGGGGCTGAAAGAGTAAATGAAAGTATAAAAGAGTTACATTTAAGTAGTCATGATGATTTTTATCCATACACAGCGTCACTATATATGAGAGGATATGTAGAGAAAGAACTTCATGTACCGACAGATCAATCACTAGACATGTTACGTAATATGTCTAGCGATGAATATAAAAATCATGTTTTTCAAATACATGAATGGATGAAAGATGAAAAGGAATGGAAAAATCGTAATATACCATTAAGGGTTGATATGGGATTTCAACGTATTTGGTCTGATAGATTAGTAAGTGCAACTGCTACAGATTATATGAATTTAATAGGGAAAATGAATAGCAGAACTGTTTTTCCAAAGGCGATGCAAGCTGAGGTTGAGCGAATTTTTAAAGGGACTGTTCTTGAAAGGAATCAGTATGAGCATGCAGGTAGAAAAGGTGGTTCTACTGTATTTGTATTCACAAATAGTTTTTATGGAACGGATCAAGAAGGAAACAAGACGGAAATCGTTTTTATGTCTAACGATTTGGATCCTATTGAAGCGAGAAAAATTCGAAATAATTTAGATTTATTTATTAAATCTGTAGTGACAAATGAAGCGTTCAGAAAAAAGTTATAA
- the ucpA gene encoding SDR family oxidoreductase UcpA — protein sequence MGKLDGKIAFVTGAAMGNGAGIAHVFAELGAKVLLVDISEKVHETAKEIVSNGLEAASYQVDVTDFTAVKEIAKDAYEKYGKIDILVNNAGVIRLANFLDMSDDMRDFQFQVNINGVWNFAKAVLPYMIEKNYGKIVNMSSVTGTLVADEGETAYATTKAAIWGFTKALAREVAKHNITVNAICPGYIMTPMAEQIANESDPNKPNTVIDGIASGVPLGRLGRIEEVGQLAGFLASDESSYITGTHIVIDGGSTLPETISVGVE from the coding sequence ATGGGGAAATTAGATGGAAAAATTGCTTTTGTTACTGGTGCTGCAATGGGAAATGGTGCGGGAATCGCTCATGTATTTGCAGAATTAGGAGCGAAAGTATTACTCGTTGATATTTCCGAAAAGGTTCATGAAACAGCAAAGGAAATTGTAAGTAACGGGTTAGAGGCAGCTAGTTATCAAGTGGATGTAACGGATTTTACAGCCGTTAAAGAGATTGCAAAAGATGCATATGAAAAATATGGGAAGATTGATATATTGGTCAATAATGCGGGAGTCATTCGGCTTGCAAATTTCTTAGATATGTCGGATGATATGCGTGATTTTCAATTCCAAGTAAATATTAATGGTGTGTGGAATTTTGCAAAGGCTGTTTTACCATATATGATTGAGAAAAATTACGGAAAAATTGTCAATATGTCGTCTGTAACAGGAACGTTAGTGGCAGATGAAGGAGAAACAGCTTATGCGACAACGAAAGCAGCTATTTGGGGATTTACAAAAGCGTTGGCGCGTGAAGTAGCAAAACATAATATAACTGTGAATGCAATTTGTCCAGGTTATATTATGACACCGATGGCCGAACAAATTGCAAATGAATCTGATCCAAATAAACCAAATACTGTTATTGATGGAATTGCATCAGGCGTTCCATTAGGACGATTAGGAAGAATTGAAGAAGTTGGACAGCTAGCTGGTTTTCTTGCATCGGATGAATCGAGTTACATAACCGGAACACATATCGTCATTGATGGCGGCAGTACATTACCAGAAACTATTTCTGTTGGTGTGGAATAA
- a CDS encoding protein phosphatase 2C domain-containing protein codes for MISLNTFKWISHEKMYVDQIHVEKCGPLSVGVYGGNQESDAYERGDAVLAWWDTQFEFVMIFDAHHKTKTIQYIIDAISERREKLQELFSYPVHLAFHHTHMYLLALFTDEWFIEKCEQENEELACLICLRKGEFLYWLSVGECFAYLFHSEREKNGKGRLNQPKYYECIGRRNIFAANTPCFTSGVRGLERGVNHIVMVTDGILDCDKKMLEDDQSLFEVLHSRGCLQIEPVLQNVLKWKGRDCATIIGWSIDTEKNKRIKEYK; via the coding sequence ATGATATCATTGAATACATTTAAATGGATTAGTCATGAAAAAATGTATGTAGATCAAATACATGTTGAAAAATGTGGTCCTCTTTCAGTTGGGGTTTATGGCGGGAATCAAGAAAGTGATGCGTATGAAAGAGGAGATGCAGTACTAGCTTGGTGGGATACGCAATTTGAATTTGTGATGATTTTTGATGCCCATCATAAAACGAAAACGATTCAATATATTATAGATGCAATTTCGGAGAGAAGAGAAAAGTTACAAGAATTGTTCTCATATCCTGTCCATCTGGCATTTCATCATACACATATGTATTTATTAGCACTCTTTACCGATGAATGGTTTATTGAGAAATGTGAACAAGAGAATGAAGAACTAGCTTGTTTGATTTGTTTACGAAAAGGTGAGTTCTTGTATTGGTTATCAGTAGGAGAGTGCTTTGCCTATTTATTTCACTCTGAACGAGAGAAGAACGGGAAAGGAAGGCTTAACCAGCCTAAATATTATGAATGTATAGGAAGAAGAAATATTTTTGCAGCGAATACACCTTGTTTTACTTCAGGAGTTCGTGGTTTAGAACGTGGAGTGAATCATATTGTAATGGTAACAGATGGAATTTTGGATTGCGATAAAAAAATGTTAGAAGATGATCAATCATTGTTTGAGGTATTACATAGCAGGGGATGCTTGCAAATTGAACCTGTGTTACAGAATGTTCTGAAATGGAAAGGGAGAGATTGCGCTACCATTATTGGATGGTCGATTGATACAGAAAAGAACAAACGTATAAAGGAATATAAATAG
- the asnB gene encoding asparagine synthase (glutamine-hydrolyzing) codes for MCGITGWVDWREDLSNQQHILQAMANRIKHRGPDAEGFWLSPRAAFAHRRLIVIDPKGGAQPKTYKAGDDTFAITYNGEIYNFRELREILQKNGHTFETCSDTEVLLHAYLEWKEDCVQHLNGIFAFAIWDDQKQQLFLARDHLGVKPLFYTERNDSIIFGSEIKALLAHPSVSAEIDESGINEIFGLGSFRTPGCGVLKHIKEVRAGHYITFTEDKKAVKRYWTLTSKEHTDTPEETASHILSILQDTVKRQLIADVPLVCMLSGGLDSSGITALAGKEFAKENKTLHTYSIDFVNSAKDFELTFSRTGLDAPWVKRVSEHVGTTHHDIIVNAEELANHLFVPLYAKDLPGAGEIETSLYLLFQEMKKDATVALSGESADEVFGGYPWFHQEELLYVDQFPWLTNWKNSSFLLQNEVKKQSNLDHYIHNRFQEAIQEVPILPDENKKEAKQRQMFYLFLTRFLPFLLDRKDRMSMAVGFEVRVPFCDYRLVEYLWNVPFEVKRIDHIEKGILRRALQSVLPDDVRNRRKSAYPTSQDPNYLQAIRNLTLDMCSNKNNPIFSLIDHSALLAIANQTNQEINDLDARSTMEYMLQTNEWLKSYHIRIR; via the coding sequence ATGTGTGGAATTACAGGTTGGGTCGATTGGAGAGAAGACCTTTCAAATCAACAGCATATTTTGCAGGCTATGGCAAACCGTATTAAACACCGTGGCCCAGATGCAGAAGGCTTTTGGCTATCCCCGCGAGCAGCATTCGCACATCGTCGTTTAATTGTCATTGATCCTAAAGGTGGAGCGCAGCCAAAAACATATAAGGCTGGTGATGATACATTTGCCATCACATATAATGGTGAAATTTATAATTTTCGAGAACTAAGAGAAATCTTACAAAAGAATGGGCACACATTTGAAACATGTTCAGATACAGAAGTATTGCTCCATGCTTATTTGGAATGGAAAGAAGACTGCGTGCAACATTTAAATGGTATTTTTGCTTTCGCAATATGGGATGATCAAAAACAGCAACTCTTTTTAGCGCGAGATCATTTAGGTGTCAAACCACTTTTTTATACAGAGCGCAACGATAGTATTATTTTCGGCTCAGAAATTAAAGCATTACTTGCTCACCCGTCCGTGTCTGCTGAAATTGACGAAAGTGGTATTAATGAAATATTTGGGCTCGGGTCATTTCGAACTCCAGGATGCGGTGTGTTGAAACATATAAAAGAAGTGCGCGCCGGACATTATATCACATTTACAGAAGATAAAAAGGCAGTAAAAAGATATTGGACTTTAACAAGTAAAGAACATACAGATACTCCAGAAGAAACAGCCTCACATATTCTTTCCATTCTACAAGACACTGTAAAACGACAACTCATTGCTGATGTACCTCTCGTTTGTATGTTATCTGGCGGCTTAGATTCTAGTGGTATTACTGCTCTAGCAGGAAAGGAATTTGCAAAGGAAAATAAAACACTTCATACGTATTCCATCGACTTTGTAAACAGCGCCAAAGATTTTGAATTAACTTTTTCTCGCACTGGTCTAGATGCCCCGTGGGTAAAACGGGTATCTGAACATGTCGGAACAACTCATCACGATATTATTGTCAATGCAGAAGAATTAGCAAATCATTTATTCGTACCACTTTATGCAAAAGATTTACCGGGTGCCGGCGAGATAGAAACTTCACTATATTTACTATTTCAGGAAATGAAAAAAGACGCTACTGTTGCTCTTTCTGGCGAATCAGCTGACGAAGTATTTGGCGGATACCCTTGGTTTCATCAAGAAGAACTATTATATGTAGATCAGTTCCCTTGGCTCACCAACTGGAAAAACTCTTCCTTCCTCTTACAAAATGAAGTAAAAAAACAATCCAATCTTGATCATTATATTCATAATCGATTCCAAGAGGCCATTCAGGAAGTTCCGATCCTCCCTGATGAAAATAAAAAAGAAGCAAAACAACGCCAAATGTTTTATTTATTCTTAACAAGATTTTTACCGTTTTTACTGGACCGAAAAGATCGCATGAGCATGGCGGTTGGCTTTGAAGTGCGCGTACCATTTTGTGATTATCGACTCGTAGAATATTTATGGAACGTACCTTTTGAAGTAAAACGGATTGATCATATTGAAAAAGGCATTTTACGTCGGGCATTACAAAGCGTTCTACCAGATGACGTTCGCAACCGAAGAAAGAGCGCTTATCCAACTTCACAAGATCCGAATTACTTGCAAGCCATTCGCAATTTAACGCTTGATATGTGTAGCAATAAAAACAATCCAATCTTCTCACTTATCGATCATTCCGCATTGCTTGCAATTGCAAATCAAACGAATCAAGAAATCAATGATTTGGATGCGAGAAGTACAATGGAATATATGCTACAAACGAACGAATGGTTAAAAAGCTATCATATTCGCATTCGGTAA
- the nhaC gene encoding Na+/H+ antiporter NhaC — protein MKSVRLPTIPEIIILLLLFLAVVFSFQTIFNLPIQLALFISWFLVIALGLRLGFRYQELQDAIIKGIANGLEAVLILVAVGALIGTWIAGGIVPTLIYYGLEFIHPSIFLLATLIICSITSIATGTSWGTVGTAGIAMMAIGEGLGLPLPLVAGAVLSGAYFGDKLSPLSDSTVLAASMAKVDVIAHVRAMLVLDVPAYIITGIMFTIAGWMYGGDHVDLNKVEFLKGALLKQFDINIWMLVPAFIVIMLLAMKRPSMPTIAMGALLGAIWATLFQGMHFGEAIGTAYNGFSIQSGIEFIDKLLNRGGINGMLGSVAVIIFGLGFGGLLEKLGVLKVIVSKFEKKLNSAGNVTLSTLIVAFLANVFGCAMYVSLILTPKIMQENYDKLKLDRRVLARNSEVGGTLTAGMVPWSDNGIFMAGILGVATLSYIPFMWLSFVSLALAIIYGYTGKFIWYVDDAEKGKQVS, from the coding sequence ATGAAAAGTGTAAGATTACCGACGATTCCAGAAATCATCATTTTGTTATTACTGTTTCTTGCTGTCGTCTTTTCTTTTCAAACGATTTTTAATCTCCCTATTCAATTAGCGCTATTTATTTCATGGTTTTTAGTGATTGCGCTAGGACTCAGATTAGGATTTCGTTATCAAGAATTACAAGATGCAATTATAAAGGGAATTGCTAATGGATTAGAAGCCGTTCTTATTTTAGTTGCAGTAGGGGCACTCATTGGGACATGGATTGCTGGTGGCATTGTGCCAACATTAATCTATTATGGATTAGAGTTTATTCACCCGAGTATATTCTTATTAGCAACGTTAATCATCTGTTCCATTACTTCGATTGCAACAGGAACATCATGGGGAACAGTTGGAACAGCTGGTATCGCGATGATGGCAATTGGAGAAGGGCTTGGATTGCCACTTCCATTAGTGGCTGGGGCAGTGCTGTCGGGTGCTTATTTTGGTGATAAACTATCCCCACTTTCAGATAGTACAGTACTTGCTGCTTCTATGGCAAAAGTAGATGTAATTGCACACGTTCGAGCGATGCTTGTACTAGACGTCCCAGCTTATATCATTACAGGAATTATGTTTACAATTGCTGGCTGGATGTATGGTGGAGATCATGTTGATTTAAACAAAGTAGAGTTTTTAAAAGGAGCTTTATTGAAGCAGTTTGATATTAACATATGGATGCTTGTTCCAGCGTTTATTGTTATTATGCTATTGGCAATGAAGCGCCCATCTATGCCAACAATTGCAATGGGAGCACTTCTTGGAGCGATTTGGGCTACGCTTTTTCAAGGTATGCACTTTGGGGAGGCAATTGGAACAGCATATAATGGATTCTCAATTCAGTCAGGGATTGAATTTATTGATAAGTTATTAAACCGTGGTGGTATTAACGGTATGCTCGGTTCAGTAGCTGTTATTATTTTTGGATTAGGATTTGGCGGCTTACTTGAAAAACTAGGTGTTTTAAAAGTAATCGTATCGAAATTTGAGAAGAAATTAAATTCTGCCGGAAATGTAACGTTGTCTACATTAATTGTAGCTTTCTTAGCAAATGTATTTGGCTGTGCGATGTACGTATCGTTAATTTTGACTCCAAAAATTATGCAAGAAAACTATGATAAATTAAAATTAGATCGCCGCGTATTAGCTCGTAACTCTGAAGTAGGTGGAACATTAACAGCTGGTATGGTTCCGTGGTCTGATAATGGTATTTTTATGGCCGGTATTTTAGGAGTAGCGACATTATCATACATTCCATTTATGTGGCTAAGCTTCGTATCTTTAGCTTTAGCAATTATTTATGGATATACAGGTAAATTTATTTGGTATGTAGATGATGCTGAAAAAGGAAAGCAAGTATCATAA
- a CDS encoding DMT family transporter, which produces MNSARLKGIIMVIIGASLWGLSGTAAQQLFQQERVSAEWLVTIRLLISGFLLLLFASFRSKKHEIFGIWKQKSDANKMILFGLLGMLAVQYTYFASIREGNAAIATLLQYLAPIFITVYLIFKWKIRPKIIDFISITLSLIGTFFLLTNGSIHTLSVSAPAIIWGILSGLSLAFYSLYSKELLDRWSSAVIVGWGMIIGGIGVTMLHFFSTNEFILLSSMKYLHIQNLLLIAFVIIFGTLIAFYLYLDSIRYLTPKETTLFGCTEPLAAILSSVLILHVPFQSFQLLGAICVIVMVLLLSQKPDEGKPKLRLVQTKKKIGSK; this is translated from the coding sequence ATGAATTCAGCTAGGTTAAAAGGAATTATAATGGTGATTATAGGAGCCAGTTTATGGGGATTATCTGGGACTGCTGCACAACAGCTTTTCCAACAAGAACGTGTATCTGCCGAATGGCTTGTAACAATTCGTCTACTTATATCAGGCTTTCTATTGCTCTTATTTGCATCATTTCGTAGTAAAAAACATGAAATATTCGGGATTTGGAAACAAAAAAGTGATGCGAATAAAATGATTTTATTCGGATTACTAGGTATGCTAGCTGTACAATATACTTATTTTGCATCTATTCGTGAAGGAAACGCTGCAATTGCAACATTATTACAATATTTAGCACCTATTTTCATCACTGTATACTTAATCTTCAAATGGAAGATTCGCCCGAAAATCATTGACTTTATTTCCATTACACTTTCTTTAATCGGAACATTCTTTTTATTAACAAATGGTTCTATTCATACCCTTTCTGTTTCTGCTCCTGCTATCATTTGGGGTATTTTATCAGGATTATCATTAGCATTTTATAGTTTATATTCAAAAGAGTTATTAGATAGATGGTCTTCAGCAGTTATTGTGGGATGGGGAATGATCATCGGGGGGATTGGTGTAACCATGTTACACTTCTTTTCTACAAATGAATTTATCTTACTATCTAGCATGAAATATCTCCACATTCAAAACTTACTTTTGATCGCATTCGTTATCATCTTTGGTACACTCATTGCATTTTATTTATATTTAGACAGCATACGATACTTAACTCCAAAAGAAACAACATTATTTGGTTGCACAGAACCTCTTGCAGCAATTCTTTCAAGTGTTCTTATTTTGCATGTTCCCTTTCAATCATTTCAACTACTAGGCGCAATTTGCGTGATCGTAATGGTACTTTTATTGAGCCAAAAACCTGATGAAGGGAAACCAAAATTACGGCTTGTTCAAACAAAAAAGAAAATAGGAAGTAAATAG
- a CDS encoding DUF3147 family protein — protein sequence MHFLVKVIVSALMIGGVTELAKHYSTIGGFIAALPLISLLSLFWLSVEGGSKQDLSQFAIGVLYGFPASALLLFVVYLGLKHSFSLHISVLLGVGVWCLLLVCQKIFQA from the coding sequence ATGCATTTCCTCGTTAAAGTCATTGTTTCAGCTCTCATGATCGGGGGCGTAACAGAATTAGCGAAACATTATAGTACAATTGGCGGTTTCATTGCTGCTCTTCCCCTTATTAGTTTGCTTAGCTTATTTTGGCTTTCTGTTGAAGGCGGGAGTAAACAAGATTTAAGTCAATTTGCAATTGGTGTATTATATGGCTTTCCTGCATCAGCGCTGCTTTTATTTGTGGTATATCTTGGTTTAAAACACTCCTTCTCCCTTCATATATCTGTACTACTTGGCGTGGGCGTTTGGTGTTTACTACTCGTTTGTCAAAAAATATTTCAAGCTTAG
- a CDS encoding WD40/YVTN/BNR-like repeat-containing protein: MKRLFLCMEREIIVAEEKDGDFQIQCHLQHMQPTCIAVDPFQPNRIYCGTFGRGLWVSDNKGDSWRPIGDAYRYFDFPKEDGILHSAITSITISSAKQKNGYGTIYVGTEPSALFCSENGGETWTELKTMKSLLSSYTWAFPPRPFTHHVRWITIDPHNENTIHVSIEAGAVIQSNDHGQTWSDKKFGAPIDAHQLLMHDDAPNRLYASCGDGFMNGPERAYLESHDNGNTWISCSEGLEHHYLYSMAIDPADCDTILVSAAPSADLAHHRIPYESYIYRKTKDTLFEQVHKGLPPAIGTVISMLATNPAEPHTFYALNNNGVFQSIDSGETWEQLNIPWKEEYKTQHPHALFVTTF; the protein is encoded by the coding sequence TTGAAGCGATTATTTCTTTGTATGGAGCGTGAAATTATTGTTGCTGAAGAGAAAGATGGGGACTTCCAAATTCAATGCCACTTACAACATATGCAACCCACTTGTATCGCAGTTGACCCATTCCAACCGAATCGTATTTACTGCGGTACTTTTGGACGAGGATTATGGGTAAGCGATAATAAAGGAGATTCTTGGAGACCGATTGGCGATGCCTATCGCTATTTTGATTTTCCGAAAGAAGATGGAATTCTTCATTCTGCTATTACTTCCATTACTATAAGCTCCGCAAAACAAAAGAACGGTTACGGCACTATTTATGTTGGAACAGAACCTAGTGCGTTATTCTGTTCAGAAAATGGAGGAGAAACGTGGACAGAACTAAAAACGATGAAATCATTATTATCTTCCTATACATGGGCTTTTCCACCTCGTCCCTTTACGCATCATGTACGATGGATTACAATAGACCCCCATAATGAAAATACAATACATGTATCTATCGAAGCTGGCGCCGTTATTCAAAGTAATGATCATGGACAGACATGGAGCGATAAAAAATTCGGTGCTCCAATCGACGCCCATCAGTTACTCATGCACGATGATGCCCCTAACCGCCTATATGCATCATGTGGTGATGGATTTATGAACGGACCTGAACGAGCATATCTCGAAAGTCACGATAATGGTAATACTTGGATTTCATGCAGTGAAGGGTTAGAACATCATTATTTATATAGTATGGCAATTGACCCAGCTGATTGTGATACAATCCTTGTTTCTGCCGCACCAAGTGCCGACTTAGCTCATCACCGTATTCCTTATGAATCCTATATATACCGAAAAACGAAGGATACCTTATTTGAACAAGTACATAAAGGCTTACCACCTGCAATCGGCACAGTCATTTCCATGCTTGCTACGAATCCAGCAGAACCTCATACGTTTTATGCTTTAAATAATAATGGCGTCTTTCAATCTATAGATAGTGGGGAAACATGGGAGCAATTAAACATTCCATGGAAAGAAGAATATAAGACGCAGCACCCTCACGCCCTATTCGTAACTACCTTTTAA
- a CDS encoding MarR family winged helix-turn-helix transcriptional regulator yields the protein MKHINQNWETIYYHLRCEYENNLSHQAIRILQITSREAETTISKIASELNLSHNTASEHVKRLIQKDLILKERNKKDERVVNLALTAKGKEALIKHTLLDEKKLKILESQLSKEEQQIIEQAFSILAKEAQYAFPR from the coding sequence ATGAAACATATCAATCAAAACTGGGAAACGATTTATTACCATTTACGATGCGAATATGAAAATAATCTATCTCATCAAGCGATTCGAATTCTTCAAATCACTTCCCGAGAAGCAGAAACAACAATTAGCAAAATTGCATCTGAACTAAATCTCTCTCATAATACAGCATCCGAACATGTAAAAAGGCTCATTCAAAAAGACCTTATTCTAAAGGAACGGAATAAAAAAGATGAACGAGTCGTGAATCTCGCATTGACTGCTAAAGGGAAAGAAGCACTCATAAAACATACTTTATTAGATGAAAAGAAATTAAAAATATTGGAATCCCAATTATCAAAAGAAGAACAGCAAATAATTGAACAAGCTTTTTCCATACTTGCAAAGGAGGCCCAATATGCATTTCCTCGTTAA
- a CDS encoding GntR family transcriptional regulator — MPIPQNYQKQERLSAKSLVLNQLQDWIIEGVLQPDEKIHDGELAKALGVSRTPVREALQVLEISGLVEMVPGQKTKIAPIKLEDVPIMYETIAGLHTIAGKQAMKHINETDIVELSQINSTFQTALLEKNTKKTLQLDVAFHNKIVAISKNTYIEPFLANLHLHVLRLEYIFFQALTPAKQSIEEHHFMIKALQEKDEEKLEKMITQNWLRPMKEIQNIISTK, encoded by the coding sequence ATGCCTATTCCTCAAAATTATCAAAAACAAGAAAGATTATCCGCTAAATCACTCGTTTTAAATCAATTACAAGACTGGATTATTGAAGGGGTCTTACAACCTGATGAAAAGATTCATGATGGAGAGCTGGCTAAAGCTTTAGGAGTAAGTCGAACACCTGTTAGGGAAGCACTTCAAGTATTAGAAATTTCAGGACTAGTCGAGATGGTACCGGGACAAAAAACAAAAATTGCACCAATAAAATTAGAAGACGTACCTATCATGTATGAAACAATCGCTGGGCTTCATACAATCGCTGGAAAACAAGCTATGAAGCATATCAATGAGACTGATATTGTAGAGCTTTCGCAAATCAATTCTACATTTCAAACAGCATTGCTTGAGAAAAATACAAAAAAAACGTTACAATTAGATGTAGCATTTCATAATAAAATAGTAGCAATATCAAAAAATACATATATCGAACCTTTCTTAGCCAACCTTCACCTTCATGTATTACGCCTTGAATATATATTTTTTCAAGCTCTTACTCCAGCAAAGCAATCGATTGAAGAGCATCATTTCATGATTAAAGCTTTACAAGAGAAAGATGAAGAGAAATTAGAGAAAATGATCACACAAAACTGGTTACGCCCAATGAAAGAAATTCAAAACATCATTTCTACAAAATAA